Within the Thermostichus lividus PCC 6715 genome, the region GTACCCGAAATACCTGAATTTTGCGCTCTTTGCCCTTGAGTTCAAGAGGCCCCCACGCTTCCGTGTCGTAGCGATCGCCTAAATAGTCAAGGGTCTCTTGGGCAACCAAAATCCGGCAGGGACTCATCTGCCGATGTTTATCTACACTTTCAAGGCGGGAGGCTGTGTTAACGCTATCGCCAATGACACCGTACTCTAGGCGGTTTTTACTGCCCAAACTACCCACAACAATCGGGCCGGTGTAAATCCCCGCCCGCATCATGACTTGGGGTAACCCCTGCGCTGCCCACCCTTGATTCAGTTGCTCTAGTAGTCGCCCTAAGGCAAGGGCACAATCTACCGCATTGCGAGCATCGGCAGCAATGCCTTCGCGCGTTGTCCGGGGAAAGGGCACCCCAAACACCGCCATGATGCCATCTCCAGTAAACTTGTTAATCACGCCATGGTAACTTTGAACCACATCCGCCACTTTTTCGAGGTAGGCGTTGAGCCAATCAAAGAGTTCCTCAGGTTCCATCCCCTCAGAAATGGTGCTGAAGCCCTTCAAGTCGGTAAACAGTAGGGTGGCAATGAGCCGTTGACCGGGTAATTTTCCGTCCTTAAGCAGCTCATCGCGGCGTTCCCACATGGCGGCAGCAATTTCGGGCGACATACTTTGCCCCAGCAGTCGCATCACCATCTGCCGTTGCCGTTGCGCTTGTTGCGCAGTGTAGGTCACCACTGTTCCGCCCGAGAGCAGCAGCGTTAAGGTGGGTGGCACGAGGGGAACCCAGCCCAACTTTAGGAACAGACCATAGCAGCTGACTAGCAAAATCGTCAGACTCAGGCCAACGGCGATCGCCAACCCCAAGGGATGTCGCACCCGCCATGCCAAGATTGCCCCCACCAGAGACCAGAACACCATCCACAGGACTTCCAGCGAATCTGGCCAGAACCAGATCATCGACCGCTGCCCCTGCCCAGCATCAATGAATTGCCCCACCATTTGGGCGTGGATAAACACCCCCGCCATCCGCTGATCATCCCGCAAGCTGGAGCTAAAGGGGGTGTAAAAGAAGTCCTTGCCACTCTCGGCAATATTGCCCACCAGCACCACGCGATCGCGAATTAACGCTGGCGCAACCCGCCCTGCCAACACATCCCCAAGGGGAACCCATGCCACCGCACGATTATCCCCGCGATAGTTGAGCATCACCTGATAGCCTGCGGTATCGGCACCGACATAGCCGCCGTCATTCGGCTGTAGCGGCGTAAACACCGTCTGCCCCAATTGCATCACATTGGGGTCAGCATCACTACCGCGCGGCTCAATTCCCTCGTCCGCAAGATAGCGCAGGGCTAAACGCAGCGAAAAGGAGTAAAGAGGATTGCCCTGATCATCCGCTAAAAACAAAAGATTGCGGCGGACAATTCCCCCCGCATCAACCGTGACATCATTAAACCCCACTTGATCCGCACTGAGCGCTGGTGGCGGCTGAATCGTCGGATGGGTATCATCCCCCACCTTTGTCACCCCAAACAGGCGATCGGAGCTTTGCCACACGCGATTGAGCGCTTGATGACCGGGTTCTACGGGAAAGTCACGATAAATATCTAAGCCAATGGCACGCGGGTTGTGCTGCAAGAGCTTTTGCAGCAGTTCCGCATAGACTTGATCCGGCAAGGAAAGGGCGCGGTAGCGTTGAATATCTGCTTCGGTGATGGCCACCACCAGTAGGCGCGGATCTGGCCCCCTAAAGGGGCGTAGCTGCATGAGCCGGTCGTAGGCCGCTAGTTCCAATGGCTGTAGCCCCCCTACGCTGCGCACGCCCACCACAACCATGCTGGCAACGGTACTGGCCATCAAGACAAGACCCAGATCAGCAAAATAGCGGCGAAAGTGGGAAAATAGGGGGGGCATCGGTCATTGTCGAAGGATATTTCCTCTATCGTAGCTAGCTGTGACTTTAGTATTCGCTGTATTTAGTGGCGTAAATCGATGAAGACTGTATTAGTTGCAACGGTGGGCGATCGCCTTGGTGCAGAAGCTATTTATACCCGCTTAGAAACCGATGGCTTTCCGATGGCCAAGGTAAAACTATTGGGGCGGGGTTATAAACAATGGTCAGAGGCGGGAGTCGAAGATCCCTTTGCGACGGCGCGTCAGCAAATGCAGCGAATGCTCCTTTGGCTGGTGCCCTTTGGGTTCTTTGCGGGGTTTACCTTTAACCAAGCCACCCAAATTGACATTCTGCCCAGCTTGAACCGCCTAGATAATAGTTTAATTGGGGGACTTTTTGGGGCAGTTGCCGGAGCTTTGGGCAGTTTAACTGTTGGCGGCGGACTCAAAGTGGTCATTGCCGGGCGATCGGGAACCCCCTTTGAAACGCGGTTACAACAGGGGAAGTATCTAGTGCTCATTCAAGGGAGTGACAGCGAGATTCGCCGTGCAGAGCGCCTCCTCAAAGCCCAGCCCCTCGAATACCTGCAAGCCTATACTCTAGATGAGTAGGAGAAGGGATTGAGGGATGAGGGGGCAGGATTTTGCTAGTGAACTAGGTATTAGGTATTATCCCGGAAGGCTCGAATAACCGCTTGAGTGGCTATTTGCTGATGCTGTGCTGCACCACCCTCAAACTCTCCAAAGCGTACTGTTCCCCCCGTGGTTTGCAGTTGCACCTGAAACACTCGGTTGCGCCGTCCACGGCTAGAGCGCCATTCTTGGGCAATATCGATATTTTGAATCGCGGCGATGGGCATGTGATCGTGACGGCAAAGCAGTTCGTATGTGGCGGTCAACCAAACGGGAACTGAGCCACCAACACGAGTAACACCCCTGCCAGTCATCCCTCCCAAGGGCGGTTGCGCAATATCAAGCGTTGGGGCGATCGCTCAAGAATTTCCATCGCCGGGGGGCTGTGACGGGGCAATACCGCTATCGTGGTTAGGGGCAAATCGCTGCCATGAAAAAGCCTTGAGGTGGCGATCGCTGGTTTGGTGCAACACTAAATTAGCCAGCAGTTTTGCCGTGATGGGAGCCAAGAGTACGCCGTTGCGATAGTGCCCTGTGGCAAGGTAAAGATTGGTTGCAGGCCCTTGCCCTAAAATAGGCAGTTCATCTGGCGTGGCGGGTCGGTAGCCCCACCATGTATCAATCACTTCATAGTCAACCAGAGTTGGCATGACAGCGGTAGCACGGTTCAGGAGGGTTTGTAATCCTGCCACGGTATTCCCATCCTGAAACCCAACATCTTCACTGGTGGCTCCCACCACAATTTTGCCGGAGCGGCGGGGCACAAGGTATAACTGATCTGCAAAAATAACATGGTTGAGGAACGGGGCGGCGGGGGGTGCAGCGCCAGCATTTGTCCTTTGCGAGGGGTCACAGGGATTGGCAGCAGTGCCTGACTCCATGCCCCGGTGGCCAGCACGTAGGCACCGGCCAACCAACGCCCGCGATCGCTCTGTAGGGCTGTAATCTCCCCTTGGCGATTCTGATGCCAGTGCTGAACCTGTACCCCTTCAATGATTTCGACACCAAGAATGCGGGCGGCACTCAACAGCACCTTAGCAAGATTGCGGGTATTGACTTGGCCATCCTGAGGGAACCACCATGCCCCTAAGACGGTGTCGGCAAACCCCGGTTGCTTCTGCGCCAATTCCCTTGCCTCTAGCCAGCAACTATCGGGTTCCATAGGGTGGTGGCGATCGCGCCGTTGCAGATCCGTCACAGGAGCCAAGATGCCGCAGGCCCAATAGCCCGCATCCATCCCAGTCAGTTGCTCTAGCTTGTCAATCCATGCGGGATAGAGTTTGCAACTCGCGGTACAGAGGTTCCACATTGCCCCCGCAGGTAGCCCTTCCGCTTGGGGCGCTAACATCCCTGCCGCAGCATGGAGCGCCGCCTCGCGAAATTGGCGACTCAGAACGGTAGGACGTACACCGCGCAGTGCTAGCTCGATGGCGATCGCTAACCCCATTGTGCCGCCACCAATAATCAAAATATCCCGCTGCTCATCGCCAAGGATCATCTATGGATGCTCAATGCTGCCCAAATCTCGCCTTCCTATGATACTGCCTATTTTGCAGCCGAACAGGTGCATACACGGCTAGCCACCTATAGGGTAGAGTGCCACTGGCACATCCAACCGATGGGCAAATGGATGACGCGAGAGAATTGTAGCTTTGACAACAGTTTTCAGTGTTTTGTAACAGTCAATCGCGTCAAATCTAAAGAATTGGTGAAAACCCCATTCCTTTGCAGCAGATGCCCTTATGGTAAGGAAGCAAGATACCTCCTAACTGCGTCTTTGACCCCGCCCTCTTACCTATGCGTATGGTGTGGGGTCTCTTTTTTCTCATTCCTCCGGTAGCTCTTCGTGGGGATGCACCACCGTATTGGCAGAAACAGCCACCCCTTGATCTAGTT harbors:
- a CDS encoding CHASE2 domain-containing protein → MPPLFSHFRRYFADLGLVLMASTVASMVVVGVRSVGGLQPLELAAYDRLMQLRPFRGPDPRLLVVAITEADIQRYRALSLPDQVYAELLQKLLQHNPRAIGLDIYRDFPVEPGHQALNRVWQSSDRLFGVTKVGDDTHPTIQPPPALSADQVGFNDVTVDAGGIVRRNLLFLADDQGNPLYSFSLRLALRYLADEGIEPRGSDADPNVMQLGQTVFTPLQPNDGGYVGADTAGYQVMLNYRGDNRAVAWVPLGDVLAGRVAPALIRDRVVLVGNIAESGKDFFYTPFSSSLRDDQRMAGVFIHAQMVGQFIDAGQGQRSMIWFWPDSLEVLWMVFWSLVGAILAWRVRHPLGLAIAVGLSLTILLVSCYGLFLKLGWVPLVPPTLTLLLSGGTVVTYTAQQAQRQRQMVMRLLGQSMSPEIAAAMWERRDELLKDGKLPGQRLIATLLFTDLKGFSTISEGMEPEELFDWLNAYLEKVADVVQSYHGVINKFTGDGIMAVFGVPFPRTTREGIAADARNAVDCALALGRLLEQLNQGWAAQGLPQVMMRAGIYTGPIVVGSLGSKNRLEYGVIGDSVNTASRLESVDKHRQMSPCRILVAQETLDYLGDRYDTEAWGPLELKGKERKIQVFRVLGVRKSGSLPKRGEFERRLQSPCDSSTGM